One window from the genome of Scyliorhinus torazame isolate Kashiwa2021f chromosome 3, sScyTor2.1, whole genome shotgun sequence encodes:
- the rpl9 gene encoding large ribosomal subunit protein uL6 — translation MKTILSNQIVDIPDNVDVTLKGRTVIVKGPRGTLRREFNHINLELSLLGTKKKKLRVDKWWGNRKELATVRTICSHVQNMIKGVTIGFRYKMRSVYAHFPINVVVQETGSLVEIRNFLGEKFIRRVRMKSGVSCIVSQAMKDELVLEGNDIELVSNSAALIQQATTVKNKDIRKFLDGIYVSEKGSVVESAS, via the exons ATGAAGACCATTCTCAGCAACCAGATTGTTGACATTCCTGACAATG TTGATGTGACTTTGAAAGGCCGCACTGTCATTGTAAAGGGGCCTCGAGGAACATTGCGCAGGGAATTTAACCACATCAACCTGGAACTCAGCCTTCTTGGCACCAAGAAAAAAAAG CTTCGAGTTGACAAATGGTGGGGTAACAGAAAAGAGTTGGCCACGGTGCGGACAATCTGCAGTCACGTACAGAACATGATCAAGGGCGTCACAATA GGTTTCCGTTACAAGATGAGATCAGTGTATGCTCATTTCCCCATTAATGTGGTCGTTCAGGAAACCGGATCTCTGGTAGAAATCCGCAACTTCCTGGGAGAAAAGTTTATTCGTAGAGTTCGTATGaagtcag GTGTTTCATGTATAGTTTCCCAGGCCATGAAAGATGAGCTTGTCCTTGAGGGAAACGACATTGAACTTGTGTCGAACTCTG CTGCCCTGATCCAACAGGCAACAACAGTCAAAAACAAGGATATCCGAAAGTTCTTGGATGGTATTTACGTCTCTGAGAAGGGTTCAGTTGTTGAGTCCGCATCATAG